The nucleotide sequence GGCCTCGGAGGGGGGCGTCGGGGCCCCCTCCGATTGTGCTAGCGGAGGTGCTCGCCCATGACTAGACGGGGGTTGGGTCGAGGGCTGGGGACGCTGCTGTCGCCGGCAGCGGGCGAGCCGGGCCGGTTTCTGGACATCCCGGTCGACGCCATCCAGCCCAATCCGAATCAACCAAGAAAGTCCTTTGATTCCAATAGTTTAAACGAGCTTATCGCCTCGGTGAAGCAGACCGGCGTGCTCCAGCCCGTCGTCGTTCGTCACTCCGATAACGGCTACCAGATCGTGGTCGGGGAGCGACGCTGGCGCGCCGCCCGGCTCGCCGGGCTCAAGACGATTCCCGCGGTCATCCGAGACGCGAGCGACTCCGAGTGCCTCGAGCTGGCCCTGGTCGAGAACCTCCTCCGCGAGGACCTGAATCCGATGGAGGAGGCCGAGGCCTACGAGCGGCTCCTGGCCGAGTTCCAGTGGACCCAGGAGGAGCTGGCGCAGCGGGTCGGGAAGGATCGAAGCTCCATCGCCAACTGCCTTCGCCTCCTGAAGCTCCCCGGGCTGATCCAGGAGGACCTCAGGGCCGGACGGCTGACCATGGGGCACGCCCGCGCCCTTCTCGCGCTCTCGTCGCCGGTGGAGCAGCTCAAGCTGCGCGAGGAGATTCTCGCGCACTCGTGGTCGGTGAGGACCACCGAGGAGGGTGTTCAGCGCAGCCAGATCCGGAGGCGAGCCCCGCGCCGCTCGCCCGAGCTGACCGCCCTGGAGGAGGCCCTGCGCGAGAGCCTCGCTACGCGCGTCCGAATTGTCGGTAGCGACCAGCGCGGCAGGATCGAGGTCGGGTACGCCTCGCGCGAGGAGCTCGAGCGGCTGGTCGAGCAGATCACGCGGAAACCGATGTAGAGTAAAAAGCCAATGGCGAGCGCGAGGCGAGGCGAACGAATCGTCGTCGGGATGAGCGGCGGGGTGGACTCGTCCGTTGCGGCCGCCCTCCTCGTCGAGCAGGAGTACGACGTCGTCGGCGTCACGCTCCGGGTCTGGCCCTGGCGTGAGCCCGAGGATCCGCGGCAGCGCTTCGGGAGCTGCTGCTCGCCGGAGACCGTGGACGACGCGCGGCAGGTCGCGCGCCGTCTCGGAATCCCGTATTACCTCCTGAACCACGAGCGCGAGTTCGACCGGACGGTGATCGCCGATTTCATTGGCGAGTACCGGGCGGGGAGGACGCCGAGCCCGTGCGTGGTCTGTAACCGCGAGGTGAAGTTCGGCACGCTCCTCCGTCGGGCCCTCGCCTGGGAGGCTCTGGCCGTGGCCACCGGCCACTATGCCCGGATCACCCGCGACGCCACGACCGGCCGGCTCCTCCTCTGGAAAGCGAAGGATGGGCGGAAGGACCAGTCCGACTTTCTCTGGCCGCTGACGCAAGCCCAGCTCGCGGCGGCGCGGTTTCCGGTCGGCGAGCTGACGAAGGGCGAGGTCAGGGCCAGGGCGCGGGCCCTCGGCCTCGTGACGGCCGACAAGCCCGAGAGCCAGGAGATCTGCTTCATTCCCGATGACGACTACCGCGGGTTTCTCCAGAGGCAGGCCCCTGACGCATTCGCCCCCGGCCCCGTCGTGGACCGAGCGGGGCGCGTCCTGGGAACGCACCGCGGCCTTGCCGCCTATACCGTCGGCCAGCGCCGGGGCCTCGGGGTGAGCGGGGACCGCCCCCTCTATGTTCTGGCCCTGGATCGGCAGCGGAACGCGGTCGTGGTGGGGGAAGGGAAGGACCTGGAGACCGACCATCTCGTCGCGTCCAGTGTCAACTTCATCGCCTTCGATCGCCTCGACGGCGAGCTGCGC is from Candidatus Rokuibacteriota bacterium and encodes:
- a CDS encoding ParB/RepB/Spo0J family partition protein — protein: MTRRGLGRGLGTLLSPAAGEPGRFLDIPVDAIQPNPNQPRKSFDSNSLNELIASVKQTGVLQPVVVRHSDNGYQIVVGERRWRAARLAGLKTIPAVIRDASDSECLELALVENLLREDLNPMEEAEAYERLLAEFQWTQEELAQRVGKDRSSIANCLRLLKLPGLIQEDLRAGRLTMGHARALLALSSPVEQLKLREEILAHSWSVRTTEEGVQRSQIRRRAPRRSPELTALEEALRESLATRVRIVGSDQRGRIEVGYASREELERLVEQITRKPM
- the mnmA gene encoding tRNA 2-thiouridine(34) synthase MnmA, encoding MASARRGERIVVGMSGGVDSSVAAALLVEQEYDVVGVTLRVWPWREPEDPRQRFGSCCSPETVDDARQVARRLGIPYYLLNHEREFDRTVIADFIGEYRAGRTPSPCVVCNREVKFGTLLRRALAWEALAVATGHYARITRDATTGRLLLWKAKDGRKDQSDFLWPLTQAQLAAARFPVGELTKGEVRARARALGLVTADKPESQEICFIPDDDYRGFLQRQAPDAFAPGPVVDRAGRVLGTHRGLAAYTVGQRRGLGVSGDRPLYVLALDRQRNAVVVGEGKDLETDHLVASSVNFIAFDRLDGELRVAVKIRHSHTPAPATLSPAGGDRVRVRFDAPQRAVTPGQSAVFYQGDLVIGGGIIDRA